GATTACTCGATCATGCCAAGGTTGTGGTGCTTCAAGGCAATGGTGCAGAGCAAGACTATGACACCCCGGAGCAGCTTCGAAGCCTCGGGCGCATCAGTTTCTAACGCATACGAATATCTAAAACCATGCCCTGCTGGCGATGCCCCGGCAAGGAGCACCAACCCTGCATGCTGCGATCCACCGTGACGCTGATGTGATCGCGCTGGCCTGGGTGAAGCAGCGCTGTGCGCTTGGACCCTAAGACCAGATCATGGGTCATATCCCCGGTATTGTGCAGCTCAATATCTAGCTGCTGGCCAGGGGCTGCCTCAATCACATCGGGGACAAAGCGCAAGCCTTCAATGCGCACCTGCACCGTGTTGCCGGCTTGCGCCTGGTGGACCTGTGCGGGTTGTTGTTCTGCCATAAGCAATTGTGGAGCAACGTGCTGGGCTGCAATGGTGAGCACCGCGGCCATAGCTAGACCGAAAAGTGCCCAGGTGAAGTTCTGAATTTGTTTATCCATGGCTCAACCCTTTTCGCTGTCGCATGGTAGCCAGGCCCAACGCAAGCAGCGTCCACAACACACCAAGGCCTACCATCACAATCCACAAAGGACTTTGGAATAAGGCCAGCAAGCTACCAACGATAATCAGCGCGATGCGCGCATAGCCGCTGCGTTGTGCTCTTCTTCTGGCTTGCTGCACCGCTTGGGGGCCACCGCCGATCATGGTGGGCAGCAAAAACTGCAGCACGCTTAAAACCACCAACAACAGCACCGAGGCAAGCAGCGCGGGAATGATGAGCTGGAATACCTCCCTTGGGTCGCGTCCGAGGATTAACGCTGTGGCGTCGAAAAGCTGCAAAGCAAGCAAGCTGCACAGCGCCACCACTACCCCGGCGGGTGCGGAATCGAGGCCAGAGCTTTGGCGGATCACGTTGGAAACGATCGGCCACAGCAACCAAGCGCCCACCACGCAGATGCCAATGCCAAAAACGCCGGCGATGCGCGGTAATTGGAAAATCAGTAGCCACACAATGTGCAACAGACACACGCTGAGCAGGAACAAGGCCGGTAGGATGCGCGCGCGGGCTGTCTCGCTAATGGCAGTGCCGCTGAGCGTAGGCAGCAAAGTAAGCACCGTGGCGTAGATGGTAAACGCAACAAAGCCCCATAACGCCGCGCGCCCGTGAGCTGCGATCAGCCCGCTAAAGCTGCCCACACCGAATCCGGCGCACACCACGCAAGTAATAGCGATGCACAGGGCAAGAAGTGCTGCGATGTACATGGGCACTGTGCTGGCAAAACGCCCAGCTAGTGAGCCGCGCAGCCTGGTTATCACCCACCACAACTGCCAAAGGGTGGCCACTGTGATCAACAGGGCGCCTAATGCCTCTAGCAGATGCCAGCGGCTGGCAGGGCTTGAGACCATGAGCAGCATCACGCCTACTTGCAGCAGGGCGATTCTTGCCGCGATGGCGCGAAAGCCACTGGGAGGTTGGCGGGTCAGTGCCTCCGTGAAGTGGGTGATGTAGCCAAAAATAGCTGTGGCGATGGCACCAAGGGTGACGGCATGGATGGCTTGCCACCAGCTCACCGGTTGGCCAAGTGCACGGGCAACCCAGGCGGCAATCGCGCTGATCACCCACACGGCGATGATCACAAATAAGCTGCTATGCCAGCGCGCCCTGGCCGCCAATGAGACATCGCTCAATGCCACCTGCGCAGTCTTGCCGGGCGTGGGGTGAAGGGAGTGAACGCCAGCCGGGCTGGAATTCAGCGCGATGGGGGCGGGCTTGGCGGCAAGGTTGTCGGCGGGGTGCTTGGGGTGTGTGCCTTCGGCCTTCTTGCCTGCTGGCTCAGGCTTATTGGGTTGAGGCGGCTGCAGTTGCACGGCGCACCTCCTTGTGTTGGCCTCGGAATACGCTAAGACAGATGGCGCAGGCCATAAACAGCACAATAGCGATCACATTCACGCTTATGGCCACCTGCCAGCTCAACGTGATGCCAGCAAGCGCGCTGATCACTCGCATAGCCAGGCTGAGATGCAAGATGATCAAGGGGATGTACAGCACCGGGCTATATGGCAGTGGGCGCTTGGTAATGGCAGTGGCGATGGTGGGTGCGTGAGCGAAGATCATTGAAAATACAAAGCCTAAAAAGATCATGTGACCCCGCAGATCATACGGCCCATCGAGCATCCAGGCGCAGGCAGCAGCACACAGCCAGCCATAGCCTAAAAGCATGCACCAGGCGCTATAGCGAGGCAGGCCTGTAGAGCGGATAAGCCTGCGGGCTACGTCGATCTGCACTGATCGAAGAGCAAGCAAGAGCAAGAAGAAGCCCAGCAGGCGTTGGCCATTGGGAATCACCGCGGCAGCAAAGACGCAGAGCACTAACACGGCGATGCTGGCTTCAGCCTGTGCACCGCTAAAAGCCACGCGGGCAAGTTCCATGCGCTCGCCGATGATGGTGGCTATAAGGAAGATCGCAGCGAAGGCCAGCGCTTGGCTAAAGGTGTGGTTTAAAAGCCACTGCAACACTGCGCAAGCACCGGCAACGGCACCAACCATCTGCACCAAAATTGCGGTGGTGGCCGCACGCTTTTGGATGCTGATGTAGATGGCAAGCAGGCCTATAAAGGTGCCTAGCCAGGCAATGCCGGGGATGAGGCCAAGGCCTAAAAGCATGGCAACACTGCCGCAAAGGCCAAGCACCGGCACAATCCAAGCCCAGGGTTTTCTCACCGCTACTGCGCGCTCGAGGCTGATGACGGTGCCAAGAAAACCAAAGACCATCAGTGCGCCGTGATCGATGGGATGTGATCGAATCTCAAGCGGTGCAGCCAAAACGCCGCCGAGCCCGAGTCCTGCACCCAGGCCGATGATGAGGGAGATTCCCGCGCCTGCCAGCAGCAGCAATCGGCCGATGGGTGCCCGCTTAGCCCCGGAATTGTTTTTCACACCTTTCATCGTAGTTATTCACCGGCTATGCTTCCAACCATGCAATTACCTCTTTCAAGCACCGAACAAACCCCCACGCTCAACGCCTGCGTGATCCCCCATGCGCTTCGCCACGGCGCAATTCACGGCGCGCTGGGTTCCCGAGGCGTGGGCGAAGCCATGATCCTCATTGCGCCGCACAACCCAATTCCCTTGCTCAAAGAAGTTGAGGCGCGCGAAGAAACCTTCGAGGTGAAATACCTCCAAGAAGGCCCGCAGGATTGGCACATCCAATTCACCCGCACCGCCTAACAGCAGACAAGGACCGGCGAAGGAGATTCGCCGGTCTTTTTGCGTTCTAGCCCGCCCGCTCGGGCCCACTGCCGTCGCTAGCCACGCGTGGCCGACGCCCTGCCCTCGACTCACGCCCTGCCAGCAGGCCAGACATCAACCCCGCGCAGGCCTTAAGCCACCTTCTCCCCTTCAGCAGCCTCAATGCCGCAACGCGGTACCGCTTCGCGTTGGGATTCTGCTTCACGCTGTGGTTCCACTTCGCGCCGGGCTTCCACTTCGCGCCGGGCGTCTGCCTCGCTATGAGCATCGAGCGCCTCGGCGAGGCTATCCCACACGCTGGCAATCACCTCAAGCACATCACGCACCCCTCCGCGAGAACTCGGCGTATTCACCAACAGGCACACCTTTTGCCCCACCCTGGCAATGCCGATCACACCTCTGCTTAGACCGGCCTTCTCGGTGTGGGCGAGGCCTTGGATGAGCACTTGGGTTTCTAGGCCGTAAAGGCGCTGGATCATGTGCTCCATGCTGATTTCAGGTGTGACGTTGCCCGGATTTAGCCCGGTGCCACCGGCGACAACGATCACCGCGGGCTGCTTGCTGGCTGCCCATGCAAATGCGGCTTTGAGCGGCCCACTCCCCTCGCCTACACAGCGTTGATGCACTGTGTTTGCGCCAAGGGCTTTGAGGGCGCGTTCGATTTCTGGCCCGGCTTTGTTTGGCCGCTGGCCTTGGATTATGCGATCGCCAACCACGATGCCCACAGCATCCCATTCCTGCATGTCGCACCTTCCCTTCGCCTTGAGCACAGCGCGTGTGTGCCGTCGTTGCAGCGTTGGGCCATGAGCATCTGGCAAACGGCGTGCATGTTCAGACTCGCCCGGCATTTTCCAGTGCGGTGTCCGGCCTACGCCTTCACGCTTAGAGCCTGACTTTTTGCAGGTCACGCCCAGCAACAACGGTTTTTTTGATTTTTTTCCGGCAAAATTACCCTTTTGAGTATTAAACACGGTAAATTCGAAGTCAATTAGCGTGAGGTGACAGGCACCTCATAGCGCCCCTTTTTTCCAAAGGAATCACATGACGCAACTACGCACCGACCAACGCGTGCTTGAGGGCTGGGACCCCGAGCACCAAGAAACCTGGGACAGCAAAATTGCCTGGACCACGTTGTGGATCTCCACCATCGTGCTGATCATCGGCTTCGCTACCTGGTATCTCGTCTCTGCAATCGCGCCGATGCTCAACCAAATCGGCTTCGACCTGAGCAAATCGCAGCTCTACTGGCTTACCGCCATCCCCGGACTCTCCTGCGGTATCTTCCGACTCATCTTCATGTTCTTGCCGCCTATGATCGGCACCCGGAAGCTCGTGAGCATGTCCTCCCTGCTGTTCGTCATCCCGATGTTCGGCTGGTTCTTCGCCGTCCAAAACTCCGATACCCCCTACTGGTGGCTGCTCACCCTCGCTTTCATCTCGGGCATCGGCGGCGGCGTCTTCTCAGGCTTCATGCCCTCCACCGGCTACTTCTTTCCTAAGCGCCTCCAAGGCACAGCCTTGGGCATCCAGGCCGGCATTGGTAACTTCGGCATTTCCTTTATCCAGCTCGTAGCCCCGTGGCTCATGGGCTTTAGCCTCCTTGGCCTTGGCTTCGTGGCTCCCCAACGCACCGACGCTGGCGAAGTATTCGTCCACACCCCCGCCATCATCATGGTGCCCTGGGCAATCGTCGGCGCCATCGTGGCTTGGATGCTGCTTAAAGATGTGCCGGTAAAGGCAAATATCCGCCAACAGATCGACATCTTCGGCAACAAGAACACCTGGATCCTCACCGTGGTGTATCTGATGACCTTCGGCGCATTCTCCGGTTTCGCCGCACAGTTCGCACTACTGATCAACAACGTCTTTGGCGAGGCCTCCCAATTCGCAGGCCAGTACGCAGACCTTCCCAAGGGCGCAAAATATGCCTTCCTCGGCCCACTGATCGGTGCCCTGGTTCGCGCCATGTGGGGTCCTTTGTGCGACCGTTTCGGTGGCGCAATCTGGACCTTCATCGGCGGCGCCGGCATGACCATCTTCACCGCTTTGGCAGCCTTGACGCTCAACCCCGATGAGCCCGGCCAGTACAAGTGGTTCTTGATTTTCATGCTCATCGTCTTCTTCTTCACCGGCCTTGGCAATGCGGGCACCTTCAAGCAAATGCCCATGATTTTGCCCAAGCGCCAAGCCGGCGGCGTGATCGGCTGGACCGGTGGCATTGCAGCATTCGGCCCGTTTATTTGCGGTGTGCTGTTGTCGTTGATGGCACCACAGGTGTTCTTCTTCGGCTGCGTGGTCTTCTTCGCCATCACCACGGCCTTGGTGTGGATCTACTACGCCCGACCCGGCGCTCCCTTCCCAGGTTAAGCCGCGTTTCGTGCCCCTTATCACTATCAACAGCAAATAAGAAAGGGTCCTTACGATGCCAACAGCTTCGCAATCGTCTAACCCCCTCTTCCAAATGGGCAGCTTCTTGCGCAAGGGCGAAACCGGCAAAGAAGGCCAGCAAATCTTCCTCAAAGGTGGCCGCCAGGCGGATGTCTTTTATCGCGACCGCTGGGCTTTTGACAAGGTTGTGCGTTCC
This window of the Corynebacterium pseudopelargi genome carries:
- a CDS encoding cupredoxin domain-containing protein; translation: MDKQIQNFTWALFGLAMAAVLTIAAQHVAPQLLMAEQQPAQVHQAQAGNTVQVRIEGLRFVPDVIEAAPGQQLDIELHNTGDMTHDLVLGSKRTALLHPGQRDHISVTVDRSMQGWCSLPGHRQQGMVLDIRMR
- a CDS encoding beta-carotene 15,15'-monooxygenase; the protein is MQLQPPQPNKPEPAGKKAEGTHPKHPADNLAAKPAPIALNSSPAGVHSLHPTPGKTAQVALSDVSLAARARWHSSLFVIIAVWVISAIAAWVARALGQPVSWWQAIHAVTLGAIATAIFGYITHFTEALTRQPPSGFRAIAARIALLQVGVMLLMVSSPASRWHLLEALGALLITVATLWQLWWVITRLRGSLAGRFASTVPMYIAALLALCIAITCVVCAGFGVGSFSGLIAAHGRAALWGFVAFTIYATVLTLLPTLSGTAISETARARILPALFLLSVCLLHIVWLLIFQLPRIAGVFGIGICVVGAWLLWPIVSNVIRQSSGLDSAPAGVVVALCSLLALQLFDATALILGRDPREVFQLIIPALLASVLLLVVLSVLQFLLPTMIGGGPQAVQQARRRAQRSGYARIALIIVGSLLALFQSPLWIVMVGLGVLWTLLALGLATMRQRKGLSHG
- a CDS encoding DUF2249 domain-containing protein: MQLPLSSTEQTPTLNACVIPHALRHGAIHGALGSRGVGEAMILIAPHNPIPLLKEVEAREETFEVKYLQEGPQDWHIQFTRTA
- a CDS encoding molybdopterin-binding protein; its protein translation is MQEWDAVGIVVGDRIIQGQRPNKAGPEIERALKALGANTVHQRCVGEGSGPLKAAFAWAASKQPAVIVVAGGTGLNPGNVTPEISMEHMIQRLYGLETQVLIQGLAHTEKAGLSRGVIGIARVGQKVCLLVNTPSSRGGVRDVLEVIASVWDSLAEALDAHSEADARREVEARREVEPQREAESQREAVPRCGIEAAEGEKVA
- a CDS encoding nitrate/nitrite transporter, whose product is MTQLRTDQRVLEGWDPEHQETWDSKIAWTTLWISTIVLIIGFATWYLVSAIAPMLNQIGFDLSKSQLYWLTAIPGLSCGIFRLIFMFLPPMIGTRKLVSMSSLLFVIPMFGWFFAVQNSDTPYWWLLTLAFISGIGGGVFSGFMPSTGYFFPKRLQGTALGIQAGIGNFGISFIQLVAPWLMGFSLLGLGFVAPQRTDAGEVFVHTPAIIMVPWAIVGAIVAWMLLKDVPVKANIRQQIDIFGNKNTWILTVVYLMTFGAFSGFAAQFALLINNVFGEASQFAGQYADLPKGAKYAFLGPLIGALVRAMWGPLCDRFGGAIWTFIGGAGMTIFTALAALTLNPDEPGQYKWFLIFMLIVFFFTGLGNAGTFKQMPMILPKRQAGGVIGWTGGIAAFGPFICGVLLSLMAPQVFFFGCVVFFAITTALVWIYYARPGAPFPG